In the Micromonospora narathiwatensis genome, one interval contains:
- a CDS encoding potassium channel family protein, with translation MSARRTDDSGIVVIGLGRFGSRLAGSLTHLDHDVLAVDRDPGRVQHWSARLDRVVQADSTEDAALRQLGVADFRRVVVAIGASVEASVLTVLALTELGIPQIWARATSEKHAKILDSVGAHHVIFPEAETGERVAHLIVSRMLDFIEFGDDFAIAKVRVPEAMVGRRLRDMSPVDRYGVMVVGAKLPGERFCYAGPDTVLRRDSVLVVEGSITQVQRFAALE, from the coding sequence TTGTCGGCTAGGAGGACGGACGACAGCGGCATCGTGGTGATCGGTCTCGGCCGGTTCGGCTCGCGGCTGGCCGGCTCGCTGACCCACCTCGACCACGACGTACTGGCCGTCGACCGTGATCCGGGTCGGGTCCAGCACTGGTCGGCGCGGTTGGACCGGGTGGTGCAGGCGGATTCCACCGAGGACGCCGCGCTGCGCCAGCTCGGTGTGGCGGACTTCCGGCGGGTGGTGGTCGCCATCGGCGCCTCGGTCGAGGCGAGTGTGCTGACCGTGCTGGCCCTCACCGAGCTGGGCATCCCGCAGATCTGGGCCCGGGCCACCTCGGAGAAACACGCGAAGATCCTCGACTCGGTGGGCGCGCACCACGTGATCTTCCCGGAGGCGGAGACCGGCGAGCGGGTCGCGCACCTGATCGTCAGCCGGATGCTGGACTTCATCGAGTTCGGCGACGACTTCGCGATCGCCAAGGTGCGCGTACCGGAGGCGATGGTGGGGCGGCGGCTGCGCGACATGAGCCCGGTGGACCGGTACGGCGTGATGGTGGTCGGCGCGAAGCTCCCCGGCGAGCGGTTCTGCTACGCCGGCCCGGACACGGTGCTGCGACGCGACAGCGTGCTCGTCGTGGAGGGCAGCATCACCCAGGTGCAGCGGTTCGCCGCGCTGGAGTGA
- a CDS encoding serine/threonine-protein kinase produces MGASVRGGAQLLGERYRLIEQLGAGGMSVVWRGYDEVLGRQVAIKVLASRLASDRAFRHRIRVEAQAAARLCHPNITNVYDYGESEQAGVTVPYVVMELVDGGPLSSRLGRGGRLTWRESVTIGAEVASALATAHARGVVHRDVTPGNVMLTPTGVKVVDFGISALVGESDKGPDGALLGTPAYLAPERLDNGQVSPATDVYAVGLLLYRMLTGRLPWQASTTTQMLQAHMYRDPDPMPPVAGLPDEVEELVRRCLAKRPEDRPATAEVARTLAEAAGIAAIMPVSPAPGRFDPALVENAGTTILPWSSETGALPFSAMRTRTRRAAARRRRAEAGVAAAGLVAVTAAMWGVTSKSPASGGVEPTEARMGLPQPTPCAVDYALRRDSGKDFTADLTLTNTGSRELRDWTMSFTFPGRQTVTTAQPAVRQQGRTVLLQVPATDAALAPGASKKFALTGRYSGGNPLPIEFKIGDSTCGVQVSGVAGSTPTTAPPAKAPPAKAPAKPATAKGGSSPGSGRAKPAKPGKGKEDKKGKGQ; encoded by the coding sequence ATGGGTGCATCGGTCCGGGGCGGCGCGCAGCTGCTGGGTGAGCGGTACCGGCTGATCGAGCAGCTCGGTGCGGGCGGCATGTCGGTGGTCTGGCGCGGTTACGACGAGGTGCTCGGCCGCCAGGTGGCGATCAAGGTGCTCGCCTCCCGGCTGGCCAGCGACCGGGCGTTCCGGCACCGTATCCGGGTCGAGGCGCAGGCCGCCGCGCGGCTCTGCCACCCCAACATCACCAACGTGTACGACTACGGCGAGTCCGAGCAGGCCGGGGTGACCGTGCCGTACGTGGTGATGGAGCTGGTCGACGGCGGCCCGCTGAGCAGCCGGCTCGGCCGCGGCGGGCGGCTGACCTGGCGGGAGTCGGTGACCATCGGCGCCGAGGTGGCGTCGGCGCTGGCCACCGCGCACGCCCGGGGAGTGGTCCACCGGGACGTCACCCCGGGCAACGTCATGCTCACCCCGACCGGGGTGAAGGTGGTCGACTTCGGCATCTCGGCGTTGGTGGGGGAGAGCGACAAGGGCCCGGACGGTGCCCTGCTCGGCACCCCCGCGTACCTGGCGCCGGAGCGGCTGGACAACGGCCAGGTCTCCCCGGCCACCGACGTGTACGCGGTCGGCCTGCTGCTGTACCGGATGCTCACCGGGCGGCTGCCCTGGCAGGCCAGCACCACCACCCAGATGCTCCAGGCGCACATGTACCGCGACCCGGACCCGATGCCCCCGGTGGCCGGGCTCCCCGACGAGGTCGAGGAGCTGGTCCGGCGTTGCCTCGCGAAGCGCCCCGAGGACCGCCCCGCGACCGCCGAGGTGGCCCGTACGCTCGCCGAGGCCGCGGGGATCGCCGCGATCATGCCGGTCTCCCCGGCACCCGGCCGGTTCGACCCGGCGCTGGTGGAGAACGCGGGAACCACCATCCTGCCCTGGTCGTCGGAGACGGGCGCGCTGCCCTTCTCCGCCATGCGTACCCGTACCCGGCGGGCCGCCGCCCGGCGGCGCAGGGCGGAGGCCGGGGTGGCCGCCGCCGGACTGGTCGCGGTCACCGCCGCGATGTGGGGGGTGACCTCGAAGAGTCCGGCCAGCGGCGGGGTCGAGCCGACCGAGGCCCGGATGGGGCTGCCGCAGCCGACCCCGTGCGCGGTGGACTACGCGCTGCGCCGTGACTCCGGCAAGGACTTCACCGCCGACCTGACCCTGACCAACACCGGCAGCCGGGAGCTGCGCGACTGGACGATGAGCTTCACCTTTCCCGGCCGGCAGACGGTCACCACGGCCCAGCCGGCGGTACGCCAGCAGGGGCGGACCGTGCTGCTCCAGGTGCCGGCCACGGATGCCGCGCTGGCCCCGGGCGCGTCGAAGAAGTTCGCGCTGACCGGCCGCTACAGCGGTGGCAACCCGCTGCCGATCGAGTTCAAGATCGGCGACAGCACCTGCGGTGTGCAGGTGTCCGGGGTGGCCGGGTCGACGCCGACCACCGCCCCGCCGGCCAAGGCGCCGCCGGCCAAGGCCCCGGCGAAGCCGGCCACCGCGAAGGGCGGCAGCTCGCCGGGCTCCGGCCGGGCCAAACCGGCGAAGCCCGGCAAGGGCAAGGAGGACAAGAAGGGAAAAGGGCAGTAG
- a CDS encoding fused MFS/spermidine synthase, giving the protein MSSTYSEVVVEPAPSVPAPRALPNGLAAFLVFLSSGAVLVLETISLRLVGPYVGVTLQVTSSVIGMALGAIAYGAWMGGWLADRRDPRGLLAPALVLAGIATAVTLPVVRYAGEALRGGAASAVLLLTALAVLVPAGLLAAITPLVVKLQLADLRRTGQVVGRLSGIGTLGGITATLVTGFVLVAALPSTVIVLGLAAVLGATGLVLGAYLRRRAGTGLPAPARAKAVLAVVGLAAAGLSAVAPNPCDVETAYHCAKVQPDPRWTEGRYLYLNSAQHSYVDLADPTHLEYAYTQWIGLVADAAAPKGQRLDALHLGGGGFTMPRYLAATRPDTDNLVFEIDGGLVDLGRRELGVRTGPRLRAKVGDARVLLGAEPTDSRDFIVGDAFGHLVVPWHLATREMAAEVRRVLRPGGIYVQNVIDMPPDRFIRAELATVAAEFRYVAALAPPGAFAGQQGANFLIIASDAPLPLAAIESRLGLLPEVAVLVRDAALAGFVGDALVLTDDYAPVDQLLATA; this is encoded by the coding sequence GTGAGCAGCACATACTCCGAGGTCGTGGTGGAGCCGGCGCCGAGCGTGCCGGCCCCGCGGGCCCTGCCGAACGGGCTCGCCGCGTTCCTGGTCTTCCTCTCCAGCGGGGCGGTGCTGGTGCTGGAGACGATCTCGCTCCGCCTGGTCGGCCCGTACGTCGGGGTGACCCTCCAGGTGACCAGCTCGGTCATCGGCATGGCGCTGGGCGCCATCGCGTACGGGGCGTGGATGGGCGGGTGGCTGGCCGACCGGCGGGACCCGCGCGGCCTGCTCGCCCCGGCCCTGGTGCTGGCCGGCATCGCCACCGCGGTCACCCTCCCCGTCGTCCGGTACGCCGGTGAGGCGCTGCGCGGCGGCGCGGCCAGTGCGGTACTGCTGCTGACCGCGCTGGCGGTGCTGGTGCCGGCGGGGCTGCTCGCCGCGATCACCCCGCTGGTGGTCAAGCTTCAGCTCGCCGACCTGCGCCGCACCGGGCAGGTGGTCGGGCGGCTCTCCGGCATCGGCACCCTGGGCGGCATCACCGCCACCCTGGTCACCGGCTTCGTGCTGGTGGCGGCGCTGCCCAGCACGGTGATCGTGCTCGGACTGGCAGCGGTGCTGGGGGCGACCGGGTTGGTGCTCGGGGCGTATCTGCGCCGGCGGGCGGGGACCGGGCTGCCCGCTCCGGCCCGCGCGAAGGCCGTCCTGGCGGTGGTCGGCCTGGCCGCGGCGGGGCTCTCGGCGGTCGCCCCGAACCCGTGCGACGTGGAGACGGCGTACCACTGTGCGAAGGTGCAGCCGGACCCGCGCTGGACGGAGGGACGCTACCTCTACCTGAACTCGGCGCAGCACTCGTACGTGGACCTGGCCGACCCGACCCACCTGGAGTACGCGTACACCCAGTGGATCGGTCTGGTCGCGGATGCCGCCGCGCCGAAGGGGCAGCGGCTGGACGCCCTGCACCTGGGCGGCGGCGGCTTCACCATGCCGCGTTACCTCGCCGCCACCCGGCCCGACACCGACAACCTGGTCTTCGAGATCGACGGTGGGCTGGTCGACCTGGGCCGGCGGGAGCTGGGCGTGCGCACCGGGCCGCGGCTGCGGGCCAAGGTCGGCGACGCCCGGGTGCTGCTCGGCGCCGAGCCGACCGACAGCCGGGACTTCATCGTCGGTGACGCCTTCGGCCATCTGGTGGTGCCCTGGCACCTGGCCACCCGGGAGATGGCCGCGGAGGTCCGCCGGGTGCTCCGGCCGGGCGGGATCTACGTGCAGAACGTGATCGACATGCCGCCGGACCGGTTCATCCGGGCCGAGTTGGCCACCGTCGCCGCCGAGTTCCGGTACGTCGCGGCGCTCGCCCCGCCCGGCGCGTTCGCCGGACAGCAGGGCGCGAACTTCCTGATCATCGCGTCGGACGCGCCGCTGCCGCTGGCCGCGATCGAGTCCCGCCTGGGCCTGCTGCCGGAGGTGGCCGTGCTGGTGCGCGACGCCGCACTGGCCGGATTCGTCGGCGACGCGCTGGTGCTCACCGACGACTACGCCCCGGTGGACCAGCTGCTGGCGACCGCCTGA
- a CDS encoding coiled-coil domain-containing protein, translated as MPRTRLIRRRVRRPLLALLAAAALLLGAGLAPAGAAVAAPTPNAPDEGGSKQLRQALEAAAKGHIEATARLNNSKRRQTELSGQLKQLELRLVELNSQVGEVAAQSYRLGRLTPVSALLASSDPGSFLQRAAELDVMAQRDSKRLHALTEAKTEAAQAKLAIDAEVREQQKQLAVLAKKKRDAEIALAKVSSGSSSGFSGGSASAKPAPRNADGSWPSESCSVDDPTPADGCITPRTLHMLQQAKAAGYKRYASCHRSGGGGEHPKGRACDFSAASGGFENVSATGGDKAYGDSLASYLKNNASKLGVMYVIWYRQIWMPNTGWRSYSGGGSPAADHTNHVHVSMY; from the coding sequence GTGCCCAGGACCAGGCTCATCCGGCGGCGCGTCCGCCGGCCGTTGCTCGCCCTGCTCGCCGCGGCGGCCCTGCTGCTCGGTGCCGGCCTCGCCCCGGCCGGAGCCGCCGTCGCCGCACCCACCCCGAATGCACCGGACGAGGGTGGCAGCAAGCAGCTACGGCAGGCGCTCGAAGCGGCGGCGAAGGGCCACATCGAGGCCACGGCCCGGCTCAACAACTCCAAGCGCCGGCAGACCGAGCTGAGCGGGCAGCTCAAGCAGCTCGAGCTGCGCCTGGTCGAGCTGAACTCGCAGGTGGGCGAGGTGGCCGCGCAGTCGTACCGGCTGGGTCGGCTGACCCCGGTGTCGGCGCTGCTGGCCAGCTCCGACCCGGGCTCGTTCCTCCAGCGCGCCGCCGAGCTGGACGTGATGGCGCAGCGGGACAGCAAGCGGCTGCACGCCCTGACCGAGGCGAAGACCGAGGCCGCACAGGCCAAGCTGGCCATCGACGCCGAGGTCCGCGAACAGCAGAAGCAGCTCGCCGTGCTGGCGAAGAAGAAGCGGGACGCCGAGATCGCGCTGGCCAAGGTCAGCTCGGGCAGCAGCTCCGGCTTCAGCGGCGGCTCCGCGTCGGCCAAGCCGGCGCCCCGCAACGCCGACGGCTCGTGGCCGTCGGAGTCCTGCTCGGTGGACGACCCGACGCCGGCCGACGGCTGCATCACCCCGCGTACCCTGCACATGCTCCAGCAGGCCAAGGCGGCCGGTTACAAGAGGTACGCCTCCTGCCACCGCAGTGGTGGTGGCGGCGAGCACCCGAAGGGGCGGGCCTGCGACTTCTCCGCCGCGAGCGGTGGCTTCGAGAACGTCTCGGCCACCGGCGGCGACAAGGCGTACGGGGACAGCCTCGCCAGCTACCTCAAGAACAACGCCAGCAAGCTCGGCGTCATGTACGTGATCTGGTACCGGCAGATCTGGATGCCGAACACCGGCTGGCGGTCGTACAGCGGCGGTGGCAGTCCGGCCGCGGACCACACAAACCATGTTCATGTCTCCATGTATTGA
- a CDS encoding inositol monophosphatase family protein, with amino-acid sequence MADRLLEDVGALLREAAAEVVVPMFRRLDAADIAEKAPGELVTVADRRAEELISAGLRRLRPGSVVVGEEAVAEDPDLLRHLRGDGDVWLVDPVDGTANFAAGRCPFALMVALLSDGVPVASWVYDPLDGTMATCRAGAGTRLDGTPVRTTGSVPEVGALRGTAMTRFLPPATRQSVVAGGGRIGELLPGQHCAGREYLDLLTGAQQFVLFWRTLPWDHAPGALLVREAGGVARRFDGTDYHPADDGRGLLVASSAEVWDEVRAALLGG; translated from the coding sequence GTGGCTGACCGGCTGCTGGAGGACGTCGGCGCGCTGCTGCGGGAGGCCGCGGCGGAGGTCGTGGTGCCGATGTTCCGGCGACTCGACGCGGCCGACATCGCCGAGAAGGCGCCCGGCGAGCTGGTCACCGTCGCGGACCGGCGGGCGGAGGAGCTGATCTCCGCCGGGCTGCGGCGGCTGCGCCCCGGCTCGGTGGTGGTCGGTGAGGAGGCGGTCGCCGAGGACCCGGACCTGCTGCGGCACCTGCGCGGCGACGGCGACGTCTGGCTGGTCGACCCGGTCGACGGCACCGCCAACTTCGCCGCCGGGCGGTGCCCGTTCGCCCTGATGGTGGCGCTGCTCAGCGACGGCGTACCGGTGGCCTCCTGGGTGTACGACCCGCTGGACGGGACCATGGCCACGTGCCGCGCGGGCGCGGGCACCCGGCTGGACGGGACACCGGTACGCACCACCGGGTCGGTGCCCGAGGTCGGTGCGCTGCGTGGCACCGCGATGACCCGGTTCCTGCCCCCGGCCACCCGACAGAGCGTGGTGGCGGGCGGCGGACGGATCGGTGAGCTGCTGCCCGGCCAGCACTGCGCCGGCCGGGAGTATCTCGACCTGCTCACCGGCGCGCAGCAGTTCGTTCTCTTCTGGCGCACCCTGCCCTGGGACCACGCGCCCGGCGCCCTGCTCGTACGGGAGGCGGGCGGGGTGGCCCGCCGCTTCGACGGGACCGACTACCACCCGGCCGACGACGGCCGGGGCCTGCTGGTCGCGTCCAGCGCGGAGGTCTGGGACGAGGTCCGGGCGGCACTGCTGGGCGGTTGA
- a CDS encoding response regulator yields the protein MTVPADGKSPIEVLLVEDDPGDVLMTQEAFEEHKLRNRLTVVSDGAEALAYLRREGQYGDAVTPDLILLDLNLPRRDGREVLAEIKKDEQLCRIPVVVLTTSQADEDILRSYQLHANAYVTKPVDFERFISVVRQIDEFFVSVVKLPPRG from the coding sequence ATGACCGTGCCGGCTGACGGCAAGAGCCCGATCGAGGTCCTGCTGGTCGAGGACGACCCGGGCGACGTGCTGATGACCCAGGAGGCGTTCGAGGAGCACAAGCTCCGTAACCGCCTCACCGTGGTCTCGGACGGCGCCGAGGCGTTGGCCTACCTGCGCCGCGAGGGCCAGTACGGGGACGCGGTGACCCCCGACCTGATCCTGCTCGACCTGAACCTGCCGCGCCGGGACGGCCGGGAGGTGCTGGCGGAGATCAAGAAGGACGAGCAGCTCTGCCGGATCCCGGTCGTGGTGCTCACCACCTCGCAGGCCGACGAGGACATCCTGCGCAGCTACCAGCTCCACGCCAACGCCTACGTGACCAAGCCGGTGGACTTCGAGCGCTTCATCTCGGTGGTCCGCCAGATCGACGAGTTCTTCGTCAGCGTGGTCAAGCTGCCGCCGCGTGGCTGA
- a CDS encoding sensor histidine kinase translates to MNAYRQGWTLRRRVVALLTVVLVLLLGLAAAEALVAEKNRQNIDVVMVRTGPLRVQGQELLSALLDQETSVRGYAVNGDGKDLSPYEAGLKRERDLVASIRDLAGDYPDVLRALAVVEERAAQWRARVAEPVIDTTERSGPAAGQALITDQTRQQFDGVRGAVDTLQDEILTVREQAAGRVNRTSNVLVVLLIAAALVVAVAGGVLLLSLDRMLIRPLAALVGQVREVAAGDYRHHIEGAGPPEFRRLADDIDAMRQKIAQELDEVRQARERIEWVNSQLQKQAEELTRSNRDLEQFAYVASHDLQEPLRKVASFCQLLQRRYAGRLDERADQYIAFAVDGAQRMQRLINDLLAFSRIGRLTTGFTEVDLNKVMGDVAAQTEVARQYADAELTWDELPVIRGEEPLLTNLLANLVSNSIKFRRPDVSPRVHVSARLVDDEWEIACRDNGIGIEPEFADKIFVIFQRLHSKDAYPGTGIGLAIVKKIVEYHGGRVWVDTDTEEGTVIRCTLPAAGAQPTGDDGSTGSDETTGSDETTAGAAAVPVGRQSEPVRDGTPEGAAGDAATGGMKETVG, encoded by the coding sequence ATGAACGCGTACCGGCAGGGCTGGACCCTGCGTCGCCGGGTGGTCGCGCTGCTCACCGTGGTCCTGGTGCTGCTGCTCGGGCTGGCCGCGGCCGAGGCGCTGGTCGCGGAGAAGAACCGGCAGAACATCGACGTGGTCATGGTCAGGACCGGTCCGCTGCGGGTGCAGGGCCAGGAGCTGCTGAGCGCGCTGCTCGACCAGGAGACCAGCGTCCGCGGGTACGCGGTGAACGGCGACGGCAAGGACCTGAGCCCGTACGAGGCGGGGCTGAAGCGGGAGCGGGATCTCGTCGCCTCGATCCGCGACCTGGCCGGAGACTACCCGGACGTGCTGCGCGCGCTGGCGGTCGTCGAGGAGCGCGCGGCGCAGTGGCGGGCCAGGGTCGCCGAGCCGGTGATCGACACGACCGAGCGCAGCGGCCCGGCCGCCGGGCAGGCGCTGATCACCGACCAGACCCGGCAGCAGTTCGACGGCGTCCGAGGGGCGGTGGACACCCTCCAGGACGAGATCCTGACGGTCCGGGAGCAGGCCGCCGGCCGGGTCAACCGGACCAGCAACGTGCTGGTGGTGCTGCTGATCGCGGCGGCCCTGGTGGTGGCGGTGGCCGGCGGGGTTCTGCTGCTCTCCCTGGACCGGATGCTGATCCGGCCGCTGGCCGCCCTGGTGGGCCAGGTACGGGAGGTCGCCGCCGGCGACTACCGGCACCACATCGAGGGGGCGGGCCCGCCGGAGTTCCGCCGGCTCGCCGACGACATCGACGCCATGCGCCAGAAGATCGCTCAGGAGTTGGACGAGGTCCGTCAGGCCCGCGAGCGCATCGAGTGGGTCAACAGCCAGTTGCAGAAGCAGGCCGAGGAACTCACCCGGTCCAACCGGGACCTGGAGCAGTTCGCCTACGTCGCCTCGCACGACCTCCAGGAGCCGCTGCGCAAGGTGGCCAGCTTCTGCCAGCTCCTTCAGCGGCGGTACGCGGGCCGGCTCGACGAGCGCGCCGACCAGTACATCGCGTTCGCGGTCGACGGCGCGCAGCGGATGCAGCGGCTGATCAACGATCTGCTCGCGTTCTCCCGGATCGGCCGTCTCACCACCGGCTTCACCGAGGTCGACCTGAACAAGGTGATGGGTGACGTGGCCGCGCAGACCGAGGTCGCCCGCCAGTACGCCGACGCCGAGCTGACCTGGGACGAGCTGCCGGTGATCCGCGGCGAGGAGCCGCTGCTGACCAACCTGCTGGCCAACCTGGTCAGCAACTCGATCAAGTTCCGCCGGCCCGACGTGTCGCCCAGGGTGCACGTGTCGGCCCGGCTGGTCGACGACGAGTGGGAGATCGCCTGCCGGGACAACGGCATCGGGATCGAGCCGGAGTTCGCCGACAAGATCTTCGTCATCTTCCAGCGGCTGCACTCCAAGGACGCGTACCCGGGCACCGGCATCGGCCTGGCCATCGTCAAGAAGATCGTGGAGTACCACGGTGGCCGGGTCTGGGTGGACACCGACACCGAGGAGGGCACCGTGATCCGGTGCACCCTCCCCGCGGCCGGCGCGCAACCGACCGGCGACGACGGGTCGACCGGGTCCGACGAGACGACCGGATCCGACGAGACGACCGCGGGCGCCGCCGCGGTGCCCGTCGGTCGGCAGTCGGAACCGGTACGGGACGGGACGCCCGAGGGGGCGGCCGGAGACGCTGCGACGGGTGGCATGAAGGAGACGGTGGGATGA
- a CDS encoding PP2C family protein-serine/threonine phosphatase — protein MPRPAAPGGIGHPANLPPAARLRVLLVEDDEGDAFLVGELLAETNSMIDLLVATSLSEARQRVAGVDCVLLDLGLPDAQGLDGLRKVLEMSSGAAVCVLTGRSDEHLGIVAVAEGAQDYLVKGQVDGVLLTRALRYAVERKRADENARRLREVELRQAESARLERGLLPQPLMTTDRVSVHTFYRPGRHAALIGGDFFDVVQTRPDRIDLIVGDVCGHGVDEAALGVELRVAWRALILAGVPDDEVLPALEQVLMSERRLQEIFATVATTRLDLAADRATVRLAGHPPPLLLSGGKVAPVPAKGGLLLGVRPRRPVAFDLEFDADDWSLLMYTDGLIEGRVGAGDERLDVPGLTDLLADPANQAVPLAELPAWLVGRAERMNGGPLADDVAMLLVSRGGGR, from the coding sequence CTGCCCCGGCCCGCCGCGCCGGGCGGCATCGGGCACCCCGCCAACCTGCCACCCGCCGCGCGGCTGCGGGTGCTGCTGGTCGAGGACGACGAGGGCGACGCCTTCCTGGTCGGCGAGCTGCTCGCCGAGACCAACTCGATGATCGATCTGCTGGTCGCCACCAGCCTCAGCGAGGCCCGGCAGCGGGTCGCGGGGGTCGACTGCGTCCTGCTCGACCTGGGCCTGCCCGACGCGCAGGGCCTGGACGGGCTGCGCAAGGTGCTGGAGATGTCGAGCGGGGCCGCGGTCTGCGTGCTCACCGGCCGCTCCGACGAGCACCTGGGCATCGTCGCGGTCGCCGAGGGCGCCCAGGACTACCTGGTCAAGGGGCAGGTCGACGGCGTACTGCTGACCCGCGCGCTGCGCTATGCGGTGGAACGCAAGCGGGCCGACGAGAACGCCCGCCGGCTGCGCGAGGTGGAGCTGCGCCAGGCCGAGTCCGCCCGCCTGGAGCGGGGCCTGCTGCCGCAGCCGCTGATGACCACCGACCGGGTGTCGGTGCACACCTTCTACCGACCCGGCCGGCACGCCGCCCTGATCGGCGGCGACTTCTTCGACGTGGTGCAGACCCGGCCGGACCGGATCGACCTGATCGTCGGCGACGTCTGCGGGCACGGCGTGGACGAGGCCGCCCTCGGCGTCGAGTTGCGGGTCGCCTGGCGGGCGCTGATCCTGGCCGGGGTGCCCGACGACGAGGTGCTGCCCGCCCTGGAACAGGTGCTGATGAGCGAGCGTCGGCTCCAGGAGATCTTCGCCACGGTGGCGACCACCCGGCTCGACCTGGCGGCCGACCGGGCCACCGTGCGACTCGCCGGGCATCCGCCGCCGTTGCTGCTCAGCGGCGGTAAGGTCGCCCCGGTGCCCGCCAAGGGTGGCCTGCTGCTCGGCGTACGACCGCGCCGGCCGGTCGCCTTCGACCTGGAGTTCGACGCCGATGACTGGTCCCTGCTGATGTACACCGACGGCCTGATCGAGGGCCGGGTGGGCGCCGGTGACGAGCGACTCGACGTGCCGGGGCTCACCGACCTGCTCGCCGACCCGGCCAACCAGGCGGTGCCGCTGGCCGAGCTGCCGGCGTGGCTGGTCGGCCGGGCCGAGCGGATGAACGGCGGCCCGCTCGCCGACGACGTCGCCATGCTGCTGGTCAGCCGGGGTGGTGGCCGATGA